TTGTTGATGAAGaagaaattcaattaaaattcacAGCTCCTAGATGGCCTGGAGTTTATGTTTTTGCCGTTTGTCTAAGATCAGATTCATACTTTGGTTTTGATCAAATGCATGATATCAAAGtaagtactttaaaaaaatcccCTTGGACAAATGATAATGTTATACCctaatgtataattacattaaaattatatttttagtctcatcagtatcatattatattatattgttaataaattattatgaaatatgtatagagttctgttaaattaatctacagccatttcaattataaaactagCAACCTGACAGTACTTTATAGAAATtctatatattcttaaatatatgtaacctattactttattcaataaattaaaatatttctgatagaaaaactaattaattaaataaaggtTAATCCgccataatatttgtgtatacggacatttttaaatactcaagtaatttttaatattaaatgaaatataaaaaaatatatcaattctaCATTCATTGGTCAtgaattttagtatttgtatCTATAAATTTCTTCTATAAAGTACTAAAATTCCTTCCCCTAcactcaaaaataatacatatataccaatgtagtattaaataataaaaataaatatatattttcatagtaCATTATTTTCTTACTTTATCTTTTTTAGTTGGATGTGAAAGAAGCACCAGAACCTTTAACAGAACATCCTCAGTGGGATATTTCTGATGAAGAAGATGATACTAAAGAAGAAGATAAGCAAAGTGATATTTCAGAATTTACTACCGATGAAGATGTcgaagattaaataataaaaacatataaaagctTTGGGTGACCTGACAAACAAAGAAGTTCAAAACAATAAGTAGAATTTaaagtaagtaataataatattaattatgataatattattttaattggacATCTCGCCCTCATGTGTTGTCTCCTTCTTACACACGTACAACATGGTAAATTTTTGTTCACCAGTCTCAGAACAGTATCTGTATTCTCTCgttgatttttgatattttaattttgaagtgaATTttgagcattttaaaatatttattaatttcatactcataatcacctaaaaattaaaatataaaaaccaatgagaaaacacagataatgttcttgcctaaaagtttgataataggttaattattattcacttattattcactctaatattaaaattaaaagcacactattgaaattggtgaacaaaaatttactatattgtatgtttgtaAGACTGAGACAAATCATGCAGGTGAGACGTCCTCTTAagactttatatttaaagctatataaaagatatgtttatcaataaattagtgtaattatgcaatattttcaattttattgttttacttttcatatattatattattcatgttaaatataatttaaaaataaaatgctttttttatttgactgataaaatatattttgtttaaatcaattataaatataataaatttatatatttagtccTCTgccttattattttacctacttttcacttataaacaatttaatgaataattacattttattattagcttaaatattatttagacaattatataatattttttgctcAAAAATCCTAAATCCTAGGACTTCTaatcaaataatcataattctgTACTAGTGTACTGATAAACTCTTGATTGTAAACTTTACAGATCATTCTCATTAATTTGCCTCCCTTGTAGCTAGGATGTGGCTGGAGTAACAATTAGTTGCTGTAAGatcataggtacataataatttaattatttaatatattgactacaatatattactgaCACATCACAAACTGTTAAATGTGCAAATTTTACtcacaaatgtttatatagtttgaaaaaaatttcattaaatcaaTGACAATAACATTAGTACATTTATCAATTGTGTGTATATTCACATAATctaatcattgtttttttgttattcttattaatatagttttgatcctaaaatgtatattgctaATACAACTACAATTTTTCAGTAaagatcaattattaaatacccaTATAAGTATGCAGTGAATTTTACATcagaattaatacaattttattaatagatatatcaAACTTTTTTATGGTTGACGATTAAACAATGATTGACTCTTGATTAAAACACTGTTTTATTGTCGATATGCATTATACAAATCtaaatatgcaaattatatgtttatcagGTGGACAGTTCATAATCTTTATGATGTTTAAaagcattaaatattagtataatttctCCCTTTTACAACTACCATTTTAAGTGTgagtaaatttgtataaaaaaacgtaacatgtattttaaatttacactaTCTCTTGAGATCATTGTTAAGGTAAATGGTagcataaattgttttattaatttacattctaAAAGTTGTATactgcaatattttattacttaaatagttaaatgatTCATTAGACTTTacctatgtaatttaatttccataactaatataatatataatatgtgtatgcaTACTGCAcagcaaaaataatacatttaattggaACAtggacatttaataattactaccaATCAcctattaatgataaaaaggtGTCATAAGGATTtagtctattttttaaataataactaattaataaacaataccaTAACCattaggatatattatatattatgagtaaattatgacataatatatttaattgatatacgaatagaaaatacaaatgtaatgaattaaatttttttttaaagtacaatactaggaaatacttaaaatattgtttattaataaatatttaaacttatagttataaatgtgttttgaACACTAAATTAACGACAGAAACTTGGTGGAATTCCATCATCCATCCTAGCTCGTTTCCTCGCTTGCATACCAGAAAAAAATTCTTGTACATCTTCCACTTTAACTACTTTATCGCCTTTAAAACTGCCCAGCCACTCTCCTAAATCTTCTTTGAATtgattatattctaaaatattacgaaataacatttaagacatttgttattttgacAATATAGATAATCACAAATACTAACGATGAGCTAATTCTACTGCTGCCACTCTATCCATTGATGATAAAGCTTTTGAAAGACCGTCTTCACTTTGTTTTTCTTTAGCCATCATTCTTTCACGACTTTTGTTTTCATATGCTTGTAATGTATCTTGTTGATCGGTAATAAATGGAACGCCTTCTTTCTTATATaattcctaaaaatatatcaaaatgaatacctatgataaatttttaattttatattaatcttgTTATCTTACAATACAAGTGGAACATGTGCAAAGTTGTTGTCGCCAACCTTCTACCCAGAAAGAACTTCCAATAATTTTCTTTGGATCTTTCacatttatcaatttacaattttcccCGCTAGAAGTGCCAGCTTTAATGTTATCagatacctaaaaaaaaaaaaattaattatatatataactggttatataatttaaacattaagcaTACCATGTCCTTGGATACAACATTTAAACCATTTTCAgcattatctaaaaattaatattttttgtaagaataatagtttttttttataatgttagagTTAAATTTACCTTGAGAATCCTTGACCGTATCTACAACATCTACAtcctatataaaacaattttattctcaaattaaaatgtaaacatattgAAAGAATAGCAATACTTAACATAACTAtctttatcttaaattaattcaaactaatatatttaatattggcattagagaaaattaaaattaaattgtgttgTATAACTATGAATTCTTGTTGTTTAGGATTCAAAAATCACATGTCatcaatacttataaatgtttatgtgaAGTAAGTCAGTTATAgcagaagaaaaatattatttaacatacagAAAAGcgaattaagaattaaaaaaatcatttgaaaacATACCTCAGATTCATCACTTTTTTCGATATTCTGTACAGAATCATCAGTCactgcaaaatattatgtaattatttaaatgtaatataatatttagtttttaagtgtgtttcaaattgttttaatggttgcttattttgatatatacatatatatatataatatgatttttggtactgaaataaactaataaattaaatgtattttttttttatatcaattgtcATCtccacaaatataaaaataaatcaattcttaccaattaaatgattataagcTGGTAAGAAACTTAATTTTGATGTACAGCCAGAACATATCATTTCAGAATAATCATCTGGATTCATATCTTTTGTGCCCAaatgctaataaaatattttgttaatagctgaaaaatattgacatttaattaattaaataataccttGCTATGAAACCAATCTTCACAAACAATGCATTGTATCATCTCATCAGTATTTTCA
This sequence is a window from Rhopalosiphum maidis isolate BTI-1 chromosome 1, ASM367621v3, whole genome shotgun sequence. Protein-coding genes within it:
- the LOC113550425 gene encoding putative E3 ubiquitin-protein ligase UBR7: MSESEGNSFNENEEDQVVGLVEYINDQNAEIEQANLILEASESDSCTYSLGYMNRQALYACLTCTEKDKVPGAVCLPCMYQCHEDHDLVELWTKRNYRCDCGSDKFTSECQLEPSKPEANDRNIYNQNFKGLYCICQRPYPDSENTDEMIQCIVCEDWFHSKHLGTKDMNPDDYSEMICSGCTSKLSFLPAYNHLIVTDDSVQNIEKSDESEDVDVVDTVKDSQDNAENGLNVVSKDMVSDNIKAGTSSGENCKLINVKDPKKIIGSSFWVEGWRQQLCTCSTCIELYKKEGVPFITDQQDTLQAYENKSRERMMAKEKQSEDGLSKALSSMDRVAAVELAHQYNQFKEDLGEWLGSFKGDKVVKVEDVQEFFSGMQARKRARMDDGIPPSFCR